The genomic region TTGGTGGGTCGTGAAGTGTATTGATTCTTGAAAATCTAAGCCAACATGCAAATCACCGCTTTTACAAACTAATGgataaaaagcagaattttcaTAAAGAAAATGTCTGGAAATGCCTTAGGAATAACACTGTTTGCCATATGAATACCATGGGTCAACTACATAATGCCATGGAGAGACTTGAACTgtgttgattttcaaaaatcgaagaaaatatgcaaatcaaCGTTTCAAACTGTGTTTTTGCTTGAAAGTAGatgaaatttaacaaaaagCTTCAAATGACTTGCATTTGCTTAGAAATACGgatgtttgtgaaaaaaatggatttttgcttcaaatatggtatatttttgattatagggCTGCTTTCGTTGGAAAATGGCTGAAAATGCTTTGGAAATGATAATATGCATCACAGGGATGCCTTGCGGCAGCCACATAATGTCAAAGGCCGGAATTATTGCTTATATATCTTTCATTCCTGCGTTTTTCcgtattctttgaatttttatattctgtttttctgtgtttatttttgtattctcatatttttgctAGCATAAGTAGAGCTTCCAGTTTCAAGCCAAAGTAACCTCCCTGGCGTTTTTAAcagagtttaaaaaaataaagaagattgGGATAATAATAGTGGACAAGCAGCAATACATTCCAAAGAAACGGCAAGATGAACCATTGTCATTTCAGTTTGAAATATGGAATTTATAAGTGGTTAGTGAAATCATTTTCACAATAAAAGATCTAAAGTCAATGCTACGTAACACCTCACTGACTTCACTACCTAACTTTGTCCTTGTTTAGCTTACGTCAGAACATTAGTATGAATATAAAAACCAGGTTTGCGTAATGGATCAATAATCAATAGCACCTGCAAGCCAGACAAAAACCTTTGGTTTTTAATGTGCAATATTACCTACGTAGCACTTCAAAACCTAACTTCAAACCTACTGACTTCAAACCTTAATTTAACCGGTCATTTACCAGCTCAGGTCAAAGACTTACTAACAAAAGACTTTAAAATTACGACCAATAATGAATACTAACTGTTTGTTGGTAGGGTCCTATTAGAATTGGCTGCTAGGGAACCCATTGAAATTACCTTCTAGGGCCCcctgttggaattggttgctaatGCCTCCACTGGAATTGGTCACTAGGGTCCTGTTGGAATTGTTTACTAGGGACCCGGTGAAATTGGAAGCTAGGGCCCCCGTTGGAATAGGATGCTAAGGCCCGGCGTCTTGAATAATATCCCgagggaaaaatattttgaagaaaatgtgtcttgaagaaaaattatatctgGAAGAAAAAGACATCTAAagatgtcttgaagaaaaccaCATTTGGAAAAACCATCCCgaagaataaaaatatcttgaaaaaaacttctggAAGAAAAAAAGCCGAAGAAAAAACCTGAGGAATTTTTCCTTCGTCCAtaggtttttaaacaattaacacaacaaactttaagaaaaactcGCAGAAAACATTCCGTATTACGCAACAAGCAACTTCCTTTGGTATTATAGAAGATCCAGGTacgtcttgaaaaaattcaaatgtccAGTAGCTTGAATAATGTGTTGCCCCGGGGATTCGCAGGTACAGGCCCCAGATTGCATTTGTTGAGGGTATACTACTAACATGAGCAAGGCTTATAACCCCaataccttctcaagactagaacataatttgtaccttactgaaaacaaaatacgttttattatatgttttccctttttactttcatcagtaaaaaaaattatcaaaactaaggaataaatatcagtataggtatattaactgacaatccaaggtcatttttttgtcaataaagcacaaattatgttccagtcttgagaaggcatgggaaTTATAAGCCCTACTAATGTAATTATTGCTAGTTTccagtttgactcggctatttattgtaatgtcTGTTAATTTTGAGATTCGTTTATTAATTAATGGTAgattgtggtagttttacgcttgaaaattatttgacttcattcccctcaacatgtactgaaattttcaacctAATACACAAGATATGTTTGTGAAACGCTATATTGGTAACCTGCAGAAGCACAGTATGTTCTTATTTTATCAAATATCCCCCACCTTAACATTCCCTGGAAAAAATATCCCCCACCTTAACattccctggaaaatttttgCTGACACCCTTACATTTGGCAGtaacaatagtaataatagcagCAATATTAGGGGTAGAGGTAGTATCAGTAGCACGCAAACAATGTCTTTGGTTTGTTCAACCCCCACTCTCTTCCccaagaagtttcaacttaatatcctaacGCGAACCTCGAATATTGTTGGTACTCCTTTTTGATGGCCTACCCACACATAGTGTGTCTTGGTTTAGTTTAACGTCCCCCCGAACACTTTCTAAAAGTTGCAGCTTAATATCCCTAGCTTCAATAATAGCATCAGTAGAAGAAAAATTTAGTAGAAGTACTAGTAATAGCTGTAGCGTACACATAGGACTTTTTCATTACTTTAATACCTCCCTCAACATACtccaaaagttttaacttaatgccTTAGGCTGTTCCTGATACattattgaaaaattcttatgaCTATCTGCAAGTATatagtgttttgattttattcaacactcccctcaagcCGTTAAACGTCCTTAAAGGCCGTTTAGAGTATTAAGCTGAAGCTTTCTGGGCATTTTGAGAAGATGGCTGCGTTacatcaaaacacactatgcacATTTAGGTTAAAATTTAggcttcaaaaaagtttttttgttctccttttttttcagcgAAAGTGGAGGTTGAAACTATATCAAACTATAATATGTCCATCCAGATTCCTCGAAATCTTTCCTCAGGCACCAGGCGCTCCCCCAGGTGGCGGATAGGAGAAAGTTCTTTAGATATAAATGATACCTCCCAATATAAAACAAGGAGGCGTGGACCAGGGGGGACCCAGCCCTCGGGGGTTCATAAAATGAAACTGAGGCATCCATGGACGGGGGATATAAATTTATGCACAGGAGAAAGGAGGCCCCTGAGATGGTGATGCGCAGGGCCCACCGACGTGTGGACATGTCCTGGCAGACGCCAAATCTCCTCtcatcaatgaaaaaattatattagccATGCAGGACGTGAAATGGAAGGATTCCCTATAGGAAAACACCTTTAAAGGGCAGATGAACTCGCACACGAGCCAACGGCCCCTGCTAGAGACAGAGAGGGGTAGCTTACCGCTGTCTCGAAATCTAGCAGAGCATTCTTTCTTCTCAAATATTGCTCTTAATCCCTTTGTGGAGTGAGGGATATGTTGACCTTCTTCAGGTCCCAATCATTTTGATCCACAGTGTGTGTTTTGGTCGGCCTCGCCTTCGTCCTCCATCAGGCTGCCACTGATACACTCTTGAGGGCAGTCTGTCTTTGGGCATGAGTAGAACATGACCCAAATATGTCCATCTTCGTTTCTTCATAACTTCGGTCATATGGGCTGGTTTGTTTTCAGCCGGATTTCCCTATCGGTAATTTTCTGATGCCAACTGATTTCGAGGATCCTTCGAATGCAAATGTTTTCGAATCCAAAGCTTCGTTTCTCAAGTTGTTGGTTgagtttccaacattcactgGCGTAAATCAATATAGACAACACATTTTTGTTGAACAGGCGCAATATTAAACGAGGTGAGTACTTGTTACTTTTCCAAATTGGTGTTAGTCTGTTGAAGGCGCACTGATGCTTGGCCAATCCCtctattgattttaaattttacatcaCCAGTATTTTCCATCCAGCTTCCTAAGTATTTAAATTCTTGGACCTGTTCAACAGTTTTATCGGAACATTGAAGAGCTTGGGGCGAACCAGATGTGGACCAACCTTTTGATTTGTCGACGTTGATCAACAATCCAACCTCTCGCACTTTTTCTGAGATTTCACCGAATAGCAGCTGTAGTTGATCTTTGGCGTCTTCTAGCAGTACTATATCATCTGCAATGTCAAGATCTGCAAGTTGCCTGCTGTTGACGTTTATTCCATAACCCGTAGACTGTCTGAGTACGTATTCCATAACTATTAGTGGTGATAATAAACATCCTTGCTTGACACCAGTTatgattttgaagtatcttgtAACTCCGTTTTCTGTTCGAACACAGCATTCTGTTTCTTAGTACAGGGCAATAATAAGTTCTACTATCTTTGGGGggcataaatatttcttagtCAACCGAGTCAAAGGCCTTTTCTAGGTCAATGAAAAGAAGATACAGCTTTTTATTCCATTCCTTTGAGTCTTCAACCAGCATTCTCAGTGTGAAAATTAGGTCTGCACATGATCTTCCTGGTCGGAAGCCGTGTTGTTCATCACGAAGATGTTGGCCCAGTTTCTGCTATAGGCGTTGTAGTATAATAATTGACAAAAGTTTACTAGGTATCGACATTATGTTATTACCTCTCCAGTTGCCACAAACAAGCGCATTgccttttttgaagagcttGATATATCTGAGTTAGTAGCTCAACCCAAACTGTCATGCAGTCGCAGACTGACATTTTCAGCTTCTCAGATGTAATGCCATCTACTCCTGGTATTCTTCCGTTTTTCAGCTTTCTGACGGCGGCTATGATTTCTTCGGGAGACGGTGGTTCTTCATTTACATCAAGAATCATAAATGGAGTGTCAGGAATTATATCTCTGTGTTTTATCCTCGGTCTGTTTAGTAGGTTCTCAAAGTGGGTTGCCCAACTCTCGTCAATCTTCAAAGAGTCTGTCAAAAGGACTCTATTCTCATCCTTTACTAGATTAGTCCTGTTAAGCTTGACTCCAATCATCTCGTTGGTTAATCTATAGACTGTTTTCGAATCTCCCTTCTTTGCTGCCTCTTCCGCTAAAGCTGCTTTGTGTTCAATAAATTGCCTCTTGTCGGTCCAGGCACTCTTCTTTAATTGTATGTCATTTTCTCTATATGAGTCTTACAGAACAATTAATTCAGATACGTCTGAGGCCGACAGAATGGAAAGTTTGGCTGATTTTCCTGAATCAATTAGTTTCCAGGTTCGTTCGGAAAtccatctttctttctttttcttcttatagccTAGTTTCTGCTCTGCAACTTCTCTGTACGCGGTTTTCAGTTTCTCCCATATACTTTCGACATTAGCACTTGGTTCCAATTCCGCTTGCAGtgcttcaaatctatttgaaagttctaactGGAACATTCGTGttgtttccttgttgttcagTTTCTCAACGTTGAAGGGTTTGTGTGTTTTCGGCTTATTAATTTTCTGTGTCGCTTTTAACTTTAGATGGATCTTGGCAACCATGAGGCTACGATCTGATCATATATCAGTGCCCTGTAGCTTCTCACATCAATTACTCTTCCAGCACTTGCATGAAAAGTGGAGGTGATCAATCTGATTGCACGTGCGGCCATCTGGTGGCCGCACGTGCAAGTCCTCGTATATTTATATATGGTCTTGTGTTGAAACAGTGTACCTCCTATGACAAAGTCGTTGTTCAGGGTGAAGTCAACAAGTTTAGCGCTCCGTTTTTGTTCATGTCACCTATTCCATGTTGTCCCATGACTTCAAGACAGTAATTGTGACAAGATCCTAATTTCGCATTAAGATCACCTACGACACCTATGATGTCGTGTCTAGGAATTTCTGTAAGAACACTTTGTAGCGTTTCATAAAAGTTGTCTTTCTCTATTTCATCCGCTTCGTTAGTTGGTGCATAGCAGGCAGCAATTGAGAGTTTTCCATGAGCTGACCAGAATCGTATGTGAATAATTCTTTCATTTACAGGTGTCCATTTTCGCATCGCTTGCCTAGCTGTGGGTGACATCAGTACACCCACACCTGCTTGGCGTCTGTTTTCACGTCTACTGTATGAGAGGACGTAGCCATCTTGTAGGGGTTCCATCCCACTACCAAGCCATCTAGTTTCACTAATGGTTGTTACGTCTATATTGTACTGTATCACTTCTTTCAGTATCTgttcaatttttgaaatctgGTTCATCGTGCTCAAATTCCAAAATTCAAGCTTCAGTTGTTGTTTCATAGTCAAAAATTGGGTCCGGGGCCCTGCTGAGGTTGTTAGGGAAGCGGTAACCATATCCGAGGCTAAAGTCGACGATTCAGTTACTGGTATCtttttacagggacaggtaGCAAGCCTATCGCACAACCCTCTTCCTTTCGCAACCGGACTTGGGACCGGCAATGGTGGAGACAATACGTCAAGCAatggaaaaataccttaaatATGGTCAGAACCTCTATCAACTGTTCATTGACTTCAAACAAGCCTTCGACTTAATTTGGAGAGATGATCTTTGGCATATACTGCTGCATTACGGCGTCCCGTCAAATATCGTATCACTCATTCATAGCATGTATGAGCGGTTCAGAAGCCAAGTACAAACAGTTGAGGAAAAGACCGAAGAATTCCAAACTTCTGTTGGTGTTTTGCGAGGATACATCCTCTCACCTCACGTGTTTAATCTCTTTCTCCATTGTATGTTGTCGCCTGTTGAAGCAACCAACGGGGCAGGGAATTGTAATCGACAAGCTGGCATACGCATATGACATCGACATGCCCCGTTGAATCCGTTGCTGAACTCCAAACCAAAGCAAACAACCTAGAAGTAGTTACAGGAACCTTCGGGATGAAAATTAACGAGAATATAACGAAAGCCATGCGCGTGTCAAGGTTGAATAGCCCATCCCTAACAAAAATTAACGGAGCGGAAATAGAATGGGTATTCATCTATCTGGAAAGCCAGATCACGAGCGACAACAATCACTCAGTGGACATCAAAAGACGCCTCGCTCTGTTCAGCGCCAGCTTCAAAGCTCTGATGGCAATATGGAAGCAAAATCGAATCTCCGTgaagcaaaaactaaaactattctGCTCTATTATCATTCCTATAGCTATGTAAGGTTGTGAAACATGGACAGTAAAAGTAGATCACCCCAGGCGACTCGCCGCGTTTGAGACAAAGCTGCTGCGTCGAATCGCTGGCATATCATTTGTAGATCGAGTCTCAAATGCCGACCTACTCAAAAGACTGCAGTATAACACTCCCATCTTGAACAGGGTCTGTGTCCAACAATTCAGGTGGCTTGGCCACGTCCGGCGATTGTGCAACGACCAACTACCGAAAATTGCCTTCGAGGGTCGCATCCATGGTTTTCGCCCTCGCAGTCAGCCTCAAAAGCGCTGTAAAAAGAACTTCTCCGATTGCAACCTCACTGGTCTTCTCAGATTGGCACAAAACAGATAGCAGTATAGGCGACATATACAATCGCTCGTGAGGAGAGAGGCCCCAAGACGACCACCAAGGCCGGAtgggacttaagtcaagtaaatCATCCAGATTATCTAATGGGCATATATTATaagaaattgttgaaaaatttcgTCAGTCATAAGTATAGCAGGCGAAAATtcggattcttatagaaaatcgAAAagatctaaaatattttttaaataaagaaaaagactcCATCACCAAAAATTGTTAACTTTGAAATCCATAACACACTTATTTTCAGAGGAAATTAAAGAACTAAATTCacccaaaaatgagcagaaatagtcaaataatttttcaagcctaaaactaccataaatcattatgaaaaaataaatgacaccCGAAACGAagagaaactacaataaaaatgGAGCAGAAACTCTAAACGAGCAAAAACGAAGAGGAGTAAAGTTGACTTTCCCCGTAGCTTCTTTAGGGATTGGTATATAAGTTAACTGATGATTCACACCTGATTTTTAAGAAATGTCGGTTATGATGcagtctatttttttaaaattatgagaaattaAACACATGGCTCGAAAtagaaattgttttcagtaaagtgcaaattatgtccaGTTTATATAGAAGGCATGAGGGGCTTCAGCTTTACTCTTCTTTTTTCTGCAAATATTCAGATTGAGTCAGTTATTTAGAGGAATTTATGCATgcattttggtatttatttatatatttatggtTGTCTTACACTTGACAAATTATTTCctatactgatatatatatttgatacaCCCTGATACTATTCCaataattcataattttgaataatttgcaAGCAGAGCCGTTCAAaactggggggaggggcaaccAGGACATTTGAACCGTGCACCGTGACTTGAGGGGCTGGGGGATTAcccactttgatcaaatttttgtctttaacttagcttatttattttatatttgagtCAGGAGGGGACGCTGCAATAAATCTTTTCAGGCAACATCAACCATAGAAAAGCTTTGTCTGCAAGGCtgttattaaacaatttttttcagattgtaGGAGataagtttagattttttttttctctacattGAAAAGCTTCCTGAGTAGCTTCTTAAGGCATTTTaattctatttgatttttcaggAAATTGGAGCAAGTTTTGAtaattccaacaatttacttATAATTAGAACTTAATTTCTTCATGATGTAAACAAAAAAGGACAACATATATTAACTTAGAAGATAGTTATATAAAACGATCAGCCACAACTTATtgttgaataaaaatcaaataagacaGTCTCAACTTGAAAGACCGTTAAGCTAAAAACTACATTCATGGCTAAAGTTACACTGATTATTGTACAAATAATACAGGTTATTGATTAGCAGTAGTAGGACaacttttattatcaaaataatgaaatatcatACTGATAGCACTGCAAAAGCATAGCTTGCGAGACTGTGCTATTGGACAACaaaaatcacaagaaaaaataatgaagtaatCATCGTCAGAATAATAATATTGCAGTAATTTTAGGAATCGTAATCCGAGGAATTATCACTGTAATAATCCAATGTAATCATCATCAAGGTCTGGAATCCAATTTCAGTAACGGCAGAGTATCCAATAAATTGTGTTTATCTGACATATAGATAGAAGTATCTAGGTACCGAAGCTTTGGACaatattttttcacagtttcgAGAGTTTTGTTAGTCACTTTAGGACAACCCTGGAAAGAAGGAGAGAAAATAAAGCTCATGATTtcaaaaaaacagacaaaaattcaatggcaattaaacaaaatcaacatCAACTTAAAATGCTTCTCAATgctttcacataaaaaaaaaattctttaggcgttcatattcatttttatcttcttttttttaatctcttctttttttcgtgGAAAATGTAAAACACTTAAATtgtaacataaaatataaaaaaaataacaataggAATATGCAGTattcattattaattttatagcACATTTACCCTCTTTGTTTGACAATTAACattcaaaactttgtttttccatttttcaacgCTTTTGAAGACATGTCAAGTGTTAATTGACTATTCCCATTAGTAATTCAATATTAGCGAAAATCATAGCAGAGCAGttgcgctgcctaagtaaagaacgatgttagGGCaatgtaagtttttcttctgaCCAAAGCACCGCGTAGAGAAGAAATTGTCATATAATTTTGAAAGGCGCTAATTCGATAGGAAATTGAGACTTCTTGTGCCCTCTTTTAGAGTTAAAGTGATTTcagggcaatcagcccccctTCAAAATCACTATTTCCCAGAACATAtcgaaacaaaattttgaaatcgccattttgttcaacatggttGAAATGTCTTTTGGCTTTTGGGAATGaagtctttggggatgacaattTTCTTCACCCTTAAAGCCCTCAGGGGGCTTTGGGTTATactagttgcccattgttaacgtATAAGATTTCTGTGGAAGAGGTAAGGGGACTAGCTcgatttgaaataagaagttATAAagcccttttttaagagttaaaagtgatcggaAGCTAACTAGTGCTCCCCCATAcatttcccaaaatgtatcgaataattttttttatatagccattatattcaaaatagtacaaagatcatataacaaggccttcGTGGTACATAGAAAACCCTGGAGCAtgggggaaagggttgtaagtcatgccaCAGGGTATCTAAGACTCTTATAGaaggggtggtcgcataaactttagaggaggctcaatTGATTAGAAACTAAAGGTTGTGGTTccctttataagagtcaaatgTGATAGAAGCCAACCAACATGCCCTCCCccgaatttctcttttaactGAACGAACCTGATTGAttctttgagatagccatcgaAAGTAAGTTCAAAGAACATATAGCAGTGCCTTCaaggctgacaaaatcctccagGGCTCAGAGGCGAGGGTTTTTAAGTTTATGCTCCGAGGGCATATACAAAGGGTGGATCCAGGGGGCCACGGGGAGCCTAGACCTCCAAGATTATCTGGCGCTCTCAATCCCATtccgttttttttcattttttttactattttcttaagtaaacttgtcaatttggtcaattactTGTAGCTTATTTACCCAATtaacaacagaaaaacaaagttttcctATGtacgtaaagagcaaagttgaaacttaaaacgaactaaaattatttatcttcagcCGGTTCAGTATACATCTGcaaaattagcatgaaaatcTTTGATCGCTGCTagcttccccctattttacgAACATAGAAACTCATGTTTTGATGAATCAGTTTTTCTTCGTGTTACTAGATAAACGTTCGGTAGCACCGGAAATTATAGCTATTtgtcaatttaaaatttgaaattagattGAAAAGTAGCTTtgtagctaaaagttcaaaattgataaaaagaaaagaaacggaATACGAGAatagaatggataagagacGAAGACTGATGACTGAATATGGAAGGGGATCAAAGGATATTTGCAGATATTTTAGTGAAATATCCGGAAACCGAAAGGTaagttttgactaataataaaccccctcccttctaaaaataaacccttaattttagttttgcgACTAATTAAATGGcgaatggcccaatagggctttgtgtgaataaatctatcaatctatttattttaatcacaTGGCTAATTTGGtagaaattagatgaatgaaagagttaTAAGCAATTTAGGCCAAGAGCAGATCCACGGGGCCAGAAGGGGCGACCCCCCCAAGATATTTTTGGCACTcttattccgttctttttcctttttaatctttttaaaaataaacttgtcaacTTAGTGCTTACCTCGAGTCACATTGGTGCCTTTGGTCCAGTGGCCCCCTTGcctaagattttgctctttATTTGTTAGCGATTTAGACAAGAAACTACTCGCACGATCAGTTTACAAATCATTTcatcataaaattataagaaaaacctcgttttcgaggaaaattattcatataattaaacttgctcTCTAGTTGAAGTATTGACTCTGAGGGcagatcttcatcttcagattgtgtttttttctttttttttggcatattttttCGATTCTCTTTTTTAAGAGCAGGTCGATTCAGGGTACGGTTTCCGGGAGTTATTGATAGGGGTATGAGTATGGGTCACGAGAGAGGAGACACGTTATAAACGGTGTTTTGGGAAATGTGTTGGATATTTAAGTTTCCCGAGTGGGATTTGGGAGAGCTAACTCACATGCTCTATCTTACTGAGTTTCCAGACTGTAGTAAGATGCAGGGTAGAATACCATCTTCTTAGGATAAAGTCCTACTGAAACGTTGTCTTTGTCATCTGAACATAATTTGAAAGTTAGAAACTACCCAGATTGATAAGGTCAACGTAGACTGGCTGATTCACAAGGATCAATTATCTCAAGCTCCATCATCCCTGCAAGACAACTTGGGAGACTATTCAGATTATTTTAATGCCCTTGTCTCCCTCCCTTTCGTCATTGACTACCCCGATATTTCCcccatatttttaattataacccCTACAGCTTCTTTGATAGAAGTATATTTCTTGGGACCCATCTGCAAAACAGAAGTGATCGCCTGCAACAAAACATGTGAAAAATTTTGGGTCGGCGAAACGCCCAACGGTCCCGGTTGGGAGCACTTTTGATTAACTGATACTGCATTCTCTATTTGCACATTTTGGGGCAATTATTTCATAGATTCGAAGAGTGGCGATTATTGAAGAACAAAACGCTAAAACAAGAGGTTTTAACAACTTGTATTCCCTGGTACTCCATTAGAAGCCGACAGCTTTCAAAAACATGCTTTTTCccatatttcaaaaaacaaatcaagagAACGATACTAAACCAAATCCAGGTCCGAAAAAATTTGAGAACTTCTCTGATTCTTATGACAGTTTAAGGGACAATTAAAATTTGCCCTAGCTGCTACCGTGTTAGTCATAAAAGATTTAAAGTAAGGTGTTTCCAGGTGAGAACGTTGGGCGCTAATGAGTTAAGATGCAAATAATTGGACGACTACGTAACAACTGTGCCTCATACCTGGTCGAACTCCCCGTGGTATTACTGAAAGAGTACTCACCTTTCTAAGCCAAGCCTATCGCATCAGTGATAAAACAATTAGAACAATCATTTCCGAAGATGTGGAAAGCTGAATATGTCCGTGTTATACCGAAAGTCACCCTAATATACCGAAACTAACACCCCAGTCCTGTGACCAACTGAGACCAATATCGATAACTCCTAACTTAGCAAAAGTAGCTGAGGGTTTTATCTTCCGTTCTTTGTTAGAACAAATTGCTCCTGCAATCGATCCGTACCAATATGGTTGCATACGAGGCAGTAGCACTTCAATATATCTAGTGCGAATGTATCACTTAATCGTCCAGTGGTTGGACACTTCTAATAGTACTGTCGACTTATTTCTGGCGGACTACCGAAAAGCATTCGACCTTATCTAACACATGACCGCATTAACTAATCTGAAAGAAATGGGAgctgaaaaacaaatactactATTAGTGAGATAATTTTTAGAAGGGGGATGGCAATCAGTTTACCCTTTGGTTGCAGAAGATACCTGCTCTGAGTGGTCAGAATTAACCTGTGGGTGCCCTCAAGGAACGAAATTAGCTACTCTTTTATTTCTTGCCGTCATCAACCATATCCTTGCAGAATTTGAAGAGCGTTTCAATTTTGTTGATGACTTGTCTACACTTCTCAAATATATAGTCGAAAATGCAGTAACAAAGCAGCAGTATGACCTGACTTTCTTCACAGACTTCTTCAACCAGTGTAAGTCAAATAGTCTACAagtgaatgaacagaaataaaaagttttacgACTTAATCCACTCAAGCGAGATATCAATATCCCAGATGCTCTGTTTCCAATTGTTTCCTCTGCAACAATCCTAGGCGTAACATTTACAAGTGACTGCTCGTTTAAGCTGCATgtagacaatattgtgcacaaaGGTCACTACTCAATCCAGAGTTTAACAAGTGTGCGCAGGTTAGGCTTCTCTGATCGTCAGCTCCTGCTATCGTATACAACCTACATCAGGCCTTTCCTCGAGTATTGCTGTCGCGTTTGGGGTCCCCAAACTCAGAACACAGCTTACATGGCATATGAACTAGAACATGTCCAAAAACGCGATACTAAGATAATACTTGGACCAAGTTTCGGCAGCTATGAAAGTGCCCTTGAGCGTTTGAATTTGCCCACCTTATGCGATCGAAGACATGagctaataatgaaatttgggaaatcactattaacaaaCGAGAAGCATCGATCCATACTTCCACTATCCGCATCAATCAGCAGATATACTAGATATTACAACAAACTAGAACCAGTTGAGTGCCGTACGAATAGATTCGCAAACTCCTTTGTACCATATTTCGTAAGAGAATTTAACAAGTGTTAATTGTAAGTAGCGTAAAATAG from Artemia franciscana chromosome 5, ASM3288406v1, whole genome shotgun sequence harbors:
- the LOC136026809 gene encoding craniofacial development protein 2-like, which codes for MVTASLTTSAGPRTQFLTMKQQLKLEFWNLSTMNQISKIEQILKEVIQYNIDVTTISETRWLGSGMEPLQDGYVLSYSRRENRRQAGVGVLMSPTARQAMRKWTPVNERIIHIRFWSAHGKLSIAACYAPTNEADEIEKDNFYETLQSVLTEIPRHDIIGVVGDLNAKLGSCHNYCLEVMGQHGIGDMNKNGALNLLTSP
- the LOC136026808 gene encoding uncharacterized protein LOC136026808; amino-acid sequence: MEYVLRQSTGYGINVNSRQLADLDIADDIVLLEDAKDQLQLLFGEISEKVREVGLLINVDKSKGWSTSGSPQALQCSDKTVEQVQEFKYLGSWMENTGDVKFKINRGIGQASVRLQQTNTNLEK